The window AGATTAATAATATTTTTTCTTATTTTCTAAAGTTATTAGATTATTATTTATTAGCAGGATGGCAATCCATCGCATTAAAGCAAGAATTGCCTAAATTTGATAAACTATTTCTTTATATCTTGTTTTCTTAATTCTTTAATTCTTGCAGATTTACCTTTTTTGTCTCTTAGATAATATAATTTTGCTCTTCTTACTCTACCAATTCTAACAACTTCTATGCTAGCTAGACTTTCGCTATAAATTGGAAAAATCTTTTCAACACCGACATTGTTTGCACCAATTTTTCGTATCGTAAAGCTTCTATTTAGCCCATGTCCTCTAATTGATATACAAATACCTTCAAAATATTGGATTCTTATTTTATCACCTTCTTTGATTGTAATCCCTATTTTTATAGTATCTCCAGCTTTAAATTGCGGAATCTGCTTGTCTTTTATTTGAGATTGCTCAAACATGTCTATATATCTATTTTGCATTGTTTCCTCTTTTGGATTAATATCCCTGATAAATATCAGGACGAAAATATTTAGTCTTACATAAAGACAATTCATATTTCAAAACTTTGATTTTATTATGATTTCCCTTTGAATACTCTGAAGGCAATTTTAAATTTGATATTTTTTTTGTTTCATTTATCTGTTTTGTAAAAATTGGAGGCTCTAAGATTCCACCTTCAAAACTCTCCCCACA of the Helicobacter sp. MIT 99-5507 genome contains:
- the rplS gene encoding 50S ribosomal protein L19, which gives rise to MQNRYIDMFEQSQIKDKQIPQFKAGDTIKIGITIKEGDKIRIQYFEGICISIRGHGLNRSFTIRKIGANNVGVEKIFPIYSESLASIEVVRIGRVRRAKLYYLRDKKGKSARIKELRKQDIKK